The following proteins come from a genomic window of Streptomyces liliiviolaceus:
- a CDS encoding M4 family metallopeptidase, whose translation MRRIPRQAAAAGALVATAALLAVGVQTVPAAAEPAAPHPSPVRSGGLTAELTPAQHTALIRSAAKKTGTTADSLGLGAKEKLLVKDVVKDNDGTLHTRYERTYAGLPVLGGDLVVHTPPASVAKGTVSTTFAGKRTLKVSSTTATYTKAAAETKALKAARALDAQKPTADSARKVIWAGDGTPELAWETVVGGLQDDGTPSRLHVITDASTGAKLHEFQDVKTGTGNSQYSGTVTLNTTLSGSTYQLYDTTRGGHKTYSLNNGTSGTGTLMTDADDVWGTGSGSNTQTAGVDAAYGAQTTWDFYKNTFGRSGIKNDGVAAYSRVHYSSAYVNAFWDDDCFCMTYGDGSGGTHALTSLDVAGHEMSHGVTSNTANLNYTGESGGLNEATSDIFGTGVEFYAANSNDVGDYLIGEEIDINGDGSPLRYMDEPDKDGGSSDSWYSGIGNLDVHYSSGPANHMFYLLSEGSGSKVINGVSYNSPTSDGVAVAGIGRAAALQIWYKALTTYMTSTTNYAGARTAALNAATSLYGASSTQYAGVANAFAGINVGSHVTPPTGGVTVTNPGSQSSVVGTAVSLQISASSTNSGSLSYAATGLPTGLSISGSGAITGTPTAAGTYSTTVTVTDSTGATGTASFTWTVSSTGGGTCTSAQLLGNAGFESGNTTWTATSGVITSDTDQAAHGGSYKAWLDGYGSTHTDTLSQSVTIPAGCKASFTFWLHIDTAETSTSTAYDKLTVTAGSTTLATYSNLNKATGYVQKTFDLSSYAGSTVALKFSGVEDTSLQTSFVVDDTAVTTS comes from the coding sequence GTGAGACGAATCCCCCGCCAGGCGGCCGCAGCCGGAGCCCTGGTGGCCACCGCAGCCCTCCTCGCCGTCGGTGTACAGACGGTTCCCGCAGCCGCCGAGCCCGCCGCCCCCCACCCCAGCCCCGTGCGCAGCGGGGGCCTCACGGCCGAGCTGACCCCGGCCCAGCACACCGCGCTGATCAGGAGCGCGGCGAAGAAGACCGGTACGACCGCCGACTCCCTGGGCCTCGGCGCCAAGGAGAAGCTGCTGGTCAAGGACGTCGTCAAGGACAACGACGGCACGCTCCACACCCGCTACGAGCGCACCTACGCCGGGCTCCCGGTCCTCGGCGGCGACCTGGTCGTGCACACCCCGCCCGCCTCCGTGGCCAAGGGAACGGTGAGCACCACCTTCGCCGGGAAGCGGACCCTCAAGGTCTCCTCCACCACCGCGACCTACACCAAGGCGGCGGCCGAGACCAAGGCCCTCAAGGCGGCCAGGGCGCTCGACGCCCAGAAGCCCACCGCCGACAGCGCCCGCAAGGTGATCTGGGCGGGCGACGGCACCCCCGAGCTCGCCTGGGAGACGGTCGTCGGCGGCCTCCAGGACGACGGCACCCCCAGCAGGCTGCACGTCATCACCGACGCGAGCACCGGGGCCAAGCTCCACGAGTTCCAGGACGTCAAGACCGGCACCGGAAACAGCCAGTACAGCGGCACGGTCACGCTGAACACCACGCTGTCCGGTTCGACGTACCAGCTGTACGACACCACGCGCGGCGGCCACAAGACGTACTCGCTCAACAACGGCACCTCGGGCACCGGCACCCTGATGACCGACGCGGACGACGTGTGGGGCACCGGGTCCGGCTCCAACACCCAGACCGCCGGCGTGGACGCCGCCTACGGCGCCCAGACGACCTGGGACTTCTACAAGAACACGTTCGGGCGCAGCGGCATCAAGAACGACGGCGTCGCCGCCTACTCGCGCGTCCACTACAGCTCGGCGTACGTCAACGCCTTCTGGGACGACGACTGCTTCTGCATGACGTACGGCGACGGCTCGGGCGGCACCCACGCGCTGACCTCGCTCGACGTGGCCGGGCACGAGATGAGCCACGGTGTCACCTCCAACACCGCGAACCTCAACTACACCGGTGAGTCCGGCGGGTTGAACGAGGCGACCTCCGACATCTTCGGCACCGGCGTCGAGTTCTACGCCGCCAACTCCAACGACGTCGGCGACTACCTCATCGGCGAAGAGATCGACATCAACGGCGACGGCTCCCCGCTGCGTTACATGGACGAGCCCGACAAGGACGGCGGCTCCTCCGACAGCTGGTACTCCGGTATCGGCAACCTGGACGTCCACTACTCCTCGGGCCCCGCGAACCACATGTTCTACCTGCTCTCCGAGGGCAGCGGCAGCAAGGTCATCAACGGTGTCTCGTACAACAGCCCGACCTCCGACGGTGTCGCCGTCGCGGGCATCGGCCGCGCCGCCGCCCTGCAGATCTGGTACAAGGCGCTGACGACGTACATGACGTCGACGACGAACTACGCGGGCGCCCGCACCGCCGCCCTGAACGCGGCGACCTCCCTGTACGGGGCGAGCTCCACGCAGTACGCGGGTGTCGCGAACGCCTTCGCCGGGATCAACGTGGGCAGCCACGTCACCCCGCCGACCGGTGGCGTCACCGTCACCAACCCGGGCAGCCAGTCCTCCGTCGTCGGCACTGCGGTCAGCCTGCAGATCTCGGCCAGCAGCACCAACAGCGGCTCACTGTCCTACGCCGCCACCGGCCTGCCCACCGGCCTGTCGATCAGCGGCTCCGGCGCCATCACCGGGACCCCGACCGCCGCCGGGACCTACAGCACCACGGTCACCGTCACCGACAGCACCGGTGCCACCGGCACGGCGTCCTTCACCTGGACCGTCAGCTCCACCGGCGGCGGCACCTGCACCTCGGCGCAGCTGCTCGGCAACGCCGGCTTCGAGTCCGGCAACACCACCTGGACCGCGACCAGCGGTGTCATCACCAGCGACACCGACCAGGCGGCCCACGGAGGTTCGTACAAGGCGTGGCTCGACGGGTACGGGTCCACGCACACCGACACGCTGTCCCAGTCGGTGACCATCCCCGCCGGCTGCAAGGCCAGCTTCACCTTCTGGCTGCACATCGACACCGCGGAGACGTCCACGAGCACCGCCTACGACAAGCTCACCGTCACCGCGGGCTCGACCACCCTGGCCACCTACTCCAACCTCAACAAGGCCACGGGGTACGTCCAGAAGACCTTCGACCTGTCCTCGTACGCCGGCTCCACCGTCGCCCTGAAGTTCAGCGGCGTGGAGGACACTTCGCTGCAGACCAGCTTCGTCGTCGACGACACGGCCGTCACGACCAGCTGA
- a CDS encoding helix-turn-helix transcriptional regulator, translating into MHQQSAPQPTPPFDAPAARKLRIALGMGPEHVAYGIRTSFGLPHVTPDLVDAWERGLVSPGNGELIALAGVLWCSPGELIGAPRTLREHRIARGLPAEDVARAVGLELLAYVRMEEADAWRGGERQSAALARVLDLSLADLVTVTGREPKLAMMLRGAVTTRWQAYVRPVGKLLTLERRIVGHALRALHTEYQGRMVPTLSWGGGAAAAEADDAGRDFLDRIVDRFWSTIRRDAERYSGG; encoded by the coding sequence GTGCACCAACAGTCGGCCCCGCAGCCCACCCCGCCCTTCGACGCCCCGGCCGCCCGGAAACTGCGTATCGCCCTCGGCATGGGTCCCGAGCATGTCGCATACGGGATACGGACCTCGTTCGGACTGCCCCATGTGACACCCGACCTGGTCGACGCCTGGGAGCGGGGCCTGGTCAGCCCCGGCAACGGCGAACTGATAGCCCTCGCGGGCGTGTTGTGGTGCTCACCGGGCGAACTCATCGGCGCGCCGAGGACGTTGCGCGAGCACCGGATCGCCCGCGGCCTGCCCGCCGAGGACGTCGCACGCGCCGTGGGCCTCGAACTCCTCGCGTACGTAAGGATGGAGGAGGCGGACGCATGGCGCGGCGGCGAGCGGCAGTCGGCGGCGCTCGCCCGGGTGCTCGACCTCTCGCTGGCCGACCTCGTCACGGTCACCGGCCGTGAGCCGAAGCTGGCGATGATGCTGCGCGGCGCGGTGACGACCCGCTGGCAGGCGTACGTCCGCCCGGTGGGCAAGCTGCTGACGCTGGAGCGGCGGATCGTGGGGCACGCGCTGCGGGCCCTGCACACCGAGTACCAGGGGCGGATGGTGCCGACCCTGAGCTGGGGCGGCGGCGCGGCGGCGGCCGAGGCCGACGACGCGGGCCGGGACTTCCTGGACCGGATCGTCGACCGCTTCTGGTCGACGATCCGGCGCGACGCCGAGAGATACAGCGGCGGGTGA
- a CDS encoding ATP-dependent 6-phosphofructokinase has protein sequence MRIGVLTAGGDCPGLNAVIRSVVHRAVTNYDAEVVGFEDGYAGLLEGRYRTLDLDAVSGILARGGTILGSSRLQRDRLREACENAQDMAREFGIDVLIPIGGEGTLTAARMLSDAGLPVVGVPKTIDNDISSTDRTFGFDTAVGVATEAMDRLKTTAESHQRVMVVEVMGRHAGWIALESGMAAGAHGICLPERPFDPADLIKMVEERFARGKKFAVICVAEGAHPVAGSMDYGHGEIDQFGHERFQGIGTALAYELERRLGKEAKPVILGHIQRGGTPTAYDRVLATRFGWHAVEAAHRGEFGRMTALRGTDVVMVPLAEAVTELKTVPKDRMDEAESVF, from the coding sequence ATGCGTATCGGAGTTCTTACCGCAGGCGGCGACTGTCCGGGACTGAACGCCGTCATCCGGTCGGTCGTGCACCGCGCCGTCACCAACTACGACGCCGAGGTCGTCGGTTTCGAGGACGGCTACGCGGGACTGCTCGAAGGCCGCTACCGCACCCTCGACCTGGACGCCGTCAGCGGCATCCTCGCCCGCGGCGGCACCATCCTCGGCTCCTCCCGGCTCCAGCGCGACCGCCTCCGCGAGGCCTGCGAGAACGCCCAGGACATGGCGCGCGAGTTCGGGATCGACGTACTGATCCCGATCGGCGGCGAGGGCACGCTGACGGCGGCGCGGATGCTGTCGGACGCGGGCCTGCCCGTGGTCGGCGTCCCCAAGACGATCGACAACGACATCTCGTCGACGGACCGCACCTTCGGCTTCGACACCGCCGTCGGGGTCGCCACCGAGGCGATGGACCGCCTCAAGACGACCGCCGAGTCCCACCAGCGGGTGATGGTCGTCGAGGTCATGGGCCGCCACGCCGGCTGGATCGCCCTGGAGTCCGGCATGGCCGCCGGCGCCCACGGCATCTGCCTGCCCGAGCGCCCCTTCGACCCGGCCGACCTCATCAAGATGGTCGAGGAGCGCTTCGCACGCGGGAAGAAGTTCGCGGTCATCTGCGTGGCCGAGGGCGCGCACCCCGTCGCGGGCAGCATGGACTACGGCCACGGCGAGATCGACCAGTTCGGCCACGAGCGCTTCCAGGGCATCGGGACGGCACTGGCGTACGAACTGGAGCGCCGCCTCGGCAAGGAGGCCAAGCCGGTCATCCTCGGCCACATCCAGCGCGGCGGCACGCCGACCGCGTACGACCGGGTGCTCGCGACGCGCTTCGGCTGGCACGCGGTGGAGGCGGCGCACCGCGGCGAGTTCGGCCGGATGACCGCGCTGCGCGGCACGGACGTCGTGATGGTCCCGCTGGCCGAGGCGGTCACCGAGCTGAAGACCGTCCCGAAGGACCGGATGGACGAGGCGGAGTCGGTCTTCTAG